The Pseudomonas azadiae genome contains a region encoding:
- the chrA gene encoding chromate efflux transporter: MANALACPPNSPWSVFLIFLRLGLTSFGGPIAHLGYFRAEFVTRRRWLSERSYADLVALCQFLPGPASSQVGIALGLSRAGYAGAAAAWAGFTLPSAIALILFAMGLSHYGNALPPGVLHGLKVVAVAVVAQAVWGMARNLCRGVTRITLMLMAACAALLEPSAWGQVGVIAVAGVAGLLLFKPAPSTEHDALPIAISRRAGALWLGLFALLLAGLPLLAGWLANPTLALVDAFYRTGSLVFGGGHVVLPLLQAEVVTPQWVSNDVFVAGYGATQAVPGPLFTFAAFLGASMNHAPTGWLGGVIGLLAIFAPSFLLVLGALPFWATLRRSPRTQAALAGVNAAVVGLLLAALYQPVWTSAIFSVADFALALIALAALTVGRLPPWLVVAGCGAVGGLLG; encoded by the coding sequence TTGGCCAACGCCCTTGCCTGCCCCCCGAACAGCCCTTGGTCGGTGTTCCTTATCTTCCTGCGCCTGGGCCTCACCTCGTTCGGCGGGCCCATCGCCCACTTGGGTTACTTTCGCGCTGAGTTCGTGACCCGGCGGCGCTGGCTCAGCGAACGCAGCTACGCGGACCTGGTCGCGCTGTGCCAATTCTTGCCCGGCCCGGCCAGCAGCCAGGTGGGCATTGCACTGGGCCTTTCCCGCGCGGGCTACGCTGGCGCCGCCGCTGCCTGGGCCGGGTTTACGCTGCCGTCGGCCATCGCCTTGATCCTGTTCGCCATGGGCCTTTCCCATTATGGCAACGCCCTTCCTCCCGGCGTGCTGCACGGCCTTAAAGTCGTCGCCGTGGCGGTGGTGGCCCAAGCCGTGTGGGGCATGGCGCGCAACCTGTGCCGGGGCGTGACGCGTATTACGCTGATGCTGATGGCGGCCTGCGCGGCGCTGCTGGAACCGTCCGCCTGGGGCCAGGTCGGGGTCATCGCCGTTGCGGGCGTAGCCGGGCTGCTGCTGTTCAAGCCCGCGCCCAGTACCGAGCATGACGCACTGCCGATCGCCATCAGCCGCCGCGCCGGCGCTTTGTGGTTAGGGCTGTTTGCGCTGTTGCTGGCGGGCCTGCCGCTTCTGGCCGGGTGGCTGGCCAACCCCACCCTGGCCTTGGTGGACGCCTTCTACCGCACCGGTTCGCTGGTATTCGGCGGCGGCCATGTGGTGTTGCCGCTGCTGCAAGCCGAAGTGGTGACACCGCAGTGGGTAAGCAATGACGTATTCGTCGCCGGCTATGGTGCCACGCAAGCCGTGCCGGGCCCGCTGTTCACCTTCGCCGCCTTCCTTGGCGCGTCGATGAATCATGCGCCGACGGGCTGGCTGGGGGGTGTGATTGGCCTGTTGGCGATCTTTGCCCCGTCGTTTCTGCTGGTGCTGGGCGCGCTGCCCTTCTGGGCCACCCTGCGCCGCAGCCCACGCACCCAAGCCGCACTGGCCGGGGTCAACGCGGCGGTGGTGGGGCTCTTGCTCGCGGCGCTTTACCAGCCGGTGTGGACCAGCGCGATTTTTAGCGTGGCGGATTTCGCCTTGGCGCTGATCGCCCTGGCAGCGTTGACGGTAGGCCGGCTGCCACCCTGGCTGGTCGTGGCGGGCTGCGGCGCTGTGGGAGGATTACTGGGCTAA
- a CDS encoding nucleotidyltransferase family protein → MTLTVNTLLELAMANPINAEITARLPDLGVDQCFLTAGCLFQAVWNHQSNLPAAQGVKDYDVFYFDTDLSYEAEDAVIRAAEVLFQDLGVNVEVKNQARVHLWYRERFGRPYPQLHTAKQGIDRYLVAGTCIGLEIATAELYAPYGFEDVAQGVLRINPLHPEPALFAQKARSYQARWPWLKIIEPGLAQ, encoded by the coding sequence ATGACATTGACCGTCAACACCCTGCTCGAACTGGCCATGGCCAACCCGATCAACGCCGAAATCACCGCGCGTTTGCCGGACCTCGGCGTGGACCAGTGCTTTCTCACGGCGGGCTGTCTGTTCCAGGCCGTATGGAATCATCAGTCGAACCTGCCGGCCGCCCAGGGCGTCAAGGACTACGACGTTTTTTACTTTGATACCGACCTGTCCTACGAGGCTGAGGACGCCGTGATCCGCGCGGCCGAGGTGCTGTTCCAGGACTTGGGCGTCAACGTCGAAGTCAAGAACCAGGCGCGGGTTCACCTCTGGTATCGCGAGCGGTTTGGCCGCCCGTATCCGCAGTTGCACACGGCCAAACAGGGGATTGATCGTTACCTGGTAGCGGGTACGTGCATCGGCTTGGAGATTGCCACGGCTGAGCTGTACGCGCCGTACGGATTTGAGGATGTGGCGCAGGGTGTGCTGCGCATCAACCCGCTGCATCCGGAGCCTGCGTTGTTTGCGCAAAAGGCCCGCAGTTACCAGGCGCGTTGGCCGTGGCTGAAGATCATCGAGCCGGGGTTAGCCCAGTAA